The Acidovorax sp. RAC01 genomic sequence GGCGGCAAGGCTGCGTTTCCGCGCATCACCGACGAGATGATGGCGGCCGTGGACCAGGCGGACTCGGCGCAGTATTCACGCGACGACATCCTCAATCCCCAGGGGTGGGTGCTGCTGAACTACCTGATGGACTCGCGCACGGGCCTCGGGCGGTTTCGGGAGTTCCGCATCAGCAACTACGCGCTGATGATGGACCTGATCCAGTACTGCCGCGACCACACCATCGAAGAGATCCTGGCCCTGCCCGACGTGCAGGAGCGCGTCAACCTGTACCGCGAGCATGCCCCCAAGGCCCAGGCCCAGCTGGAGAACTGTGCCATCTGTATCGGCAATCTGGTGGTGCTGGATCTGCGTGACGAGGAAACCATCTGGGCGACCAACCGGTTCATGATCTATGCGCTGTTCCCCCAGTGCAACATCTCGATCCACGTGATGTGGGGCCTGCAGAAGCAGAACACGGTGTTTGCCACCGGCAAATCCATTCTGGACCGTAGCAGCAAGACCCATGTGGGTAACCTGATGCTGGAGTTTGGCGGCGGCGGCCATGCGGCGGCAGGCACCTGCCAGGTGGCCAACGACAAGGCCGACACCATGCTCAAGACGCTTATCGAGCGCATCACCACCGACGGTTGAGCTGCCGCTCCCCGCCCGGGTGGTGCGCTGCCCCGGGACGGCTCTTGAAAACCGGGTGTACGCCCCTACATCACGCCTGCTGGTTCGGCAGGCGTGATTTTTTATGCCGGGCCCTTTTTTTCATATCGACCGATTCCATAGAGAGAACCTCCTCCATGAGCAAGCAAACCCTGTCGTTCCAGGCCGAAGTGGCCCAGCTGCTGCACCTGGTCACCCACTCGCTGTATTCCAACCAGGAAATCTTCCTGCGCGAGCTGATCTCCAACGCCTCGGACGCCTGCGACAAGCTGCGTTTTGAAGGGCTGAACAACTCTGCGCTGTTTGAAGACGCCCCCAACCTCGAAGTCCGCGTGACCTTCGACAAGGCCGCCAAGACGCTGACCATCACCGACAACGGCATCGGCATGAGCCAGCAGGAGGCCATTGACCACCTGGGCACGATCGCCAAGAGCGGCACCAAGGACTTCATGGGCAAGCTCTCGGGCGACCAGAAGCAGGACGCCCAGCTCATCGGCCAGTTCGGCGTGGGCTTTTACTCCGGCTTCATCGTGGCCGACAAGATCACGGTGGAATCCCGCCGTGCGGGCCTTGCGGCCGACGAAGGCGTGCGCTGGATCAGCGGCGGCACGGGCGACTTTGAGGTGGAAACCATCACCCGCGCCCAGCGTGGCACCAGCATCATCCTGCACCTGCGCGAGGATGCCGAGGAATACCTCAACGCCTGGAAGCTCAAGCAGGTCATCGCCAAATACTCCGACCACATCAGCCTGCCCATCCTGATGGAAAAGGAAGAGTGGAAAGACGGCGAACTGATCAACCCCAACGACGAAAACGGCGGCCGCCAGCCCGGCGGCATGGTCAAGACCGGTGAGTGGGAAACCATCAACAAGGCCAGCGCCCTGTGGACCCGCTCCAAGAAGGACATCACCGAAGAGCAGTACGCCGAGTTCTACAAGACCATCAGCCACGACCACGAGGCCCCGCTGACCTGGGCGCACAACCGCGTGGAAGGCAACACCGAGTACACGCAGCTGCTGTACATCCCCGCCAAGGCGCCGTTTGACCTGTGGAACCGCGACAAGAAGGCGGGTGTGAAGCTGTACGTCAAGCGCGTGTTCATCATGGACGACGCCGAAGCGCTGATGCCCACTTACCTGCGCTTTGTGAAGGGCGTGATCGACTCTGCCGACCTGCCGCTGAACGTGAGCCGCGAGCTGCTGCAGGAAAGCCGCGACGTGCGCGCCATCCGCGAAGGCTCCACCAAGCGCGTGCTGAGCATGCTGGAAGACCTGGCCAAGCACGACAAGCACACGGCGGCTGAAGGCGCTGATGGCGTCACGGACGTGGTGAGCGAGGAAGACAAAGCCAAGGAAGGCAAGTACACCAAGTTCTATGCCGAGTTTGGCGCGGTGCTCAAGGAAGGCCTGGGTGAAGACTTTGGCAACCGCGAGCGCCTGGCCAAGCTGCTGCGTTTTGCCAGCACCACCAGCGACGTGGTGACGGTGGGCTTTGCCGACTACAAGGCCCGCATGAAGGAAGGCCAGGAGGCGATTTACTACATCACCGCCGAGACGCTCGCCGCCGCCAAAAACAGCCCGCAGCTCGAAGTCTTCAAGAAGAAGGGCATCGAGGTGCTGCTCATGACCGACCGCGTGGACGAGTGGGCGCTGAACTACCTGCACGAGTTTGACGGCACGCCGCTGCAAAGCGTGGCCAAGGGTGCCGTGGACCTGGGCAAGCTGCAGGACGAAGCCGAAAAGAAGGCGGCCGAGGAAGCGGCCGAGGCCTTCAAGCCCGTGCAGGCCAAGCTGAAGGAAGCCCTGAAGGACAAGGCTGACGACGTGCGCGTGACCACCCGCCTCGTCGATTCTCCCGCCTGCCTGGTGGTGCAGGACGACGGTATGAGCACCCAGCTGGCGCGTTTGCTCAAGCAAGCCGGCCAGCAGGCACCTGCCACCAAGCCCGTGCTGGAAGTGAATGCCGAGCACGCACTGGTCAAGAAGCTCGATGGCAGCGTGCACTTTCACGACTTGGCCCACATCCTTTTCGACCAGGCGCTGCTGGCCGAAGGCGGGCTGCCGGAAGACCCGGCGGCATACGTCAAGCGGGTGAATGCGCTACTGGTCTGACATGTGCCGCACGACCGCCGCAGATGCACAGTTGTTGATCTGGGTGGGAGGCCGTTGAAAAGCGCAAGCGTGAACCCCGGCGGGCGATGAGCCCTGTCGGGGTTTTGTTTTGGCGCAATGCGGGCTATCTACGAGATCGCCATTTCCCGGTACTGGGTATGCGTGGCGAAGGAAGTCGCTACGCAGCACCAGCGTTTTGCTGGCCGGCAACTGCGTGCCCACGCCGGGTCAGTTGTTCGCCGTGGTCGGGTCGATGATTTGTGAAATCTCGGTGACCTTGGCCACTGGTATGCCGCTCAGCTCTGCATGCTGGAGGATCGTTGCTTCGCTGTCTGCCAGGTAGATGCAAAAGGTTCGGTTGTCTGCCACATAGCTGTGCTGCCATTGAATGGCGGGGCCGAGCTTGGAGATGGCCTGGTTCGAAGCTCGCGCGGCGCCGCAGAGCTCGACGATCGACATGCCTCCGATGCCTGGAATATCTCGTTCGATCACAAAGCGCTTGAGTTGAGTCATCACGGTTCTCCTGAGGGGGTGGGTGTGGAAGGAATCTTCCGCGACGGACCGTCGCGCGGCAAGCTAAATAATCTTGCTGTCAGTAAAGAAAAGCTTTAGTCTTTTTGCATGGATCCACCCAGCCACCTGCGGTCATTGCAGGCACTCGAACTCGCGCTGCGCACGGGCTCCTTGACCGGTGCAGCCTCCAAACTTGCCATCACGCCAGCGGCCGTCGGCCAGCGTGTAAAGGCACTGGAGGAGTACCTGGGCATCGACCTTCTGGTGCGCGGTCGCTCAGGCCTGCAAGCGACCCCTGAACTTCGCGGTGCCTTGCCGCACCTGCATGCTGCATTCCAGGAATTGGCGCAGGCCGCCGATCTGCTGGAACTACAGCGGGGCCAGCAAATACGCATTGCAGCCGCCAGTGACATTGCGGATTTATGGCTTGCGCCCAGATTGCCTGCGTTTCGCGAGGAGCATCCCAACATCGAACTGGCGATCAACGGCGAAGCAGATCCGCCCCGGCGCATGGGGGCGGCGGATTGCGAGATCTTCTTTGGACCTCTCGGCAGTGAACGGGGCGCTGAAGAACGTCCCGGTGAGTTGCTGTTTCACGACCATGTTTTGCCGGTGACTTCTCCCGAGAATGAGCGCCGTGTCGCTGCGCTCGGCGGCGCAACAAGGCTGGAGGGATTTCCGCTTCTGCATGTGGACTTTTATCGGAACGATCCGCAATCCCCGAAGTGGCCGGAATGGTTGGCATCCCAGGGGTTGAAGCGCACTGCGCCGGAGCGAGGGATCCGTTTTCAGCGCATCGCCCCAGCGATTGACGCTGTGGCGGCCGACGCCGGCTTTGCTCTGTGCGGCATGGCGCTGCTGCGCCCATTGATCGACGCTGGGCGGCTGTCGCTGCCGTTTCCGATGTCGACTGGACGAAAAACATCGCATGCGTTCCAGGTGCGTTTTCGCGCCGAAACGCTGCATCGCCCGCAGTTACGCCGCTTTCGGCAGTGGCTGCTCAACGAAGCTGGTGCGACCCGACAATGGCTCGCGTCGCATGGCGGATACGCCTGAGCACCGGTGCGACCCGGCCTTGCACCTGCATGGCGTTCACCCGAGCGTTTGCAGAGCCGCGCTGAACCGTGGCTGTCAGCCCGCACGCCTTATCCCACCAGCGGATCTTCCTGCATCGCCTCGTTCTGCTCAATCAGCATGTCCACCTGCCCCCGCCAGTAGTCGCTGGTGCCAAACCACGGGAAGTTGACGGGGAAGATCGGGTCTTGCCAGCGGCGCGCGAGCCAGGCGCTGTAGTGGATGAGGCGCAGCGTGCGCAGCGGCTCAATGAGAGCCAGCTCGCGGCGGTCAAAGTTGCGGAACTGCTCGTACCCGTCGATCAGGGCGCCGAGCTGGTGGGTGCGCTGGCGCCGGTCGCCCGACAGCAGCATCCACAGGTCCTGCACGGCCGGGCCCATGCGCGCGTCGTCCAGGTCCACAAAGTGGGGGCCGCCGCGGCCCCATTCGTCCAGGGGCGTCCACAGGATGTTGCCGGGGTGGCAGTCGCCGTGCAGGCGGATGAACGTGGCATCTTTCAAGCCAAATTGGCCGCTAGCGCTGGTATTGTTTGCCCTTGTTGCTATTAATTCAATAGCTTTTTCGCACTGCTCTTGCCAGGCCGACTGCATGTCCAGCGGGATGATGTGGTGGCCCAGCAGCCAGTCGCGCGACTCGATGCCAAAGCCCTGCAGGTCCAGCGCAGGCCGGTGGGCAAACGGCTGGGCCGCGCCCACGGTGTGGATGCGGGCCAGGAAGCGGCCGATCCATTCGAGCACTTCAAAGTCGTCCAGCTCGGGCTGGCGGCCGCCGCGCCAGGGGCTGACCGAAAACGCAAAGCCGTCGTGCTGGTGCAGCGTGTGGCCGCCCAGCACCGTGGGGCCCACGGCGGGCACTTCGGCTGCCATCAGCTCGGCGGCAAAGGCGTGTTCTTCCAGAATCTGCGCCTGGCTCCAGCGGCCGGGGCGGTAGAACTTGGCCACCACGCGCTCGCCGTCTTCCAGCGTGACCTGGTAGACGCGGTTTTCGTACGACGACAGGGCCATCAGCCGGCCATCGCCGTACAGGCCCACGCTGGCCAGCGCGTCCAGCACGTGGTCGGGAGTCAGCCGGGCATAGGGATGCAGGTCGGCCTCACCCGCGCTGCGCGCCGGGGCGGTGGGGATGGGGGGCTGGCTGTCGAGGGAAGGCTGGTGGGGCATGGCCCATTGTCGCCGCCAGCCCGGCGTGCGCGTTCAATCTGTCGCGAAGCGGGCCATGTGGCCCAGGCGCGGGTCGCCGCCACCGGCCAGCAGGTCGGCATACAGGGCCTGTACGGCGGCCGGCCCGCTGTGCTGGCGCACCTGCAGCCACGGGTCGGCCGGGTTTTGTACAGCGGTGCTGAAAGCCTGCCAGGCCAAGACCAGCCGCTGGCCCAGCCCGGCGGCGCCCCAGTCGGCATTGCGCTTTTTGACCTGGGCGGGCGCAAAGAACATCACCGGGCGGGGGCCGGGCAGCTGGCCTGCGCCGCCCAGGTCGCCCACGTGGCTTGCGCCCACGGCGCAGCTGTAGGCCAGGCCGCTGAAATGCTGGTGCACGCGGGCGCGCAGGCCGGTGCTGCCAGCAAAGTCGATGTAGACCGATGGCGTGGCGGCGTCGAGCGTAGCGAGGTCGTCGTACGCCACCACGCGGCGGTAGCAGCCCAGGCTTTCGCAGAACGCCACGTTGGCGGCCGATGTGAGGCCCACCACTTCGATGCCTTCGCGCTGCGCAAGCTGGAAAGCCGTGCCGTAGGCCGTCTTGCTGGATGCACTGGACAGCAACATGCGCCGCGCGCCAAAGAAGGCGTTGTCGTCCAGAAAGTCGTCAATCAGCCACGAGGTGATGAACAGCGGCCGCAGCAGGGCCTGCAGGTCTTCGGTGTCGGCCTGGTAGAAGGCGTCGGCGCTGCTGCGCAGGTACTGGTTGTAGACGGCATGCAAGCTGGCGCGGTGCAGTGCTCCATCGCTGAAGCCCTGGGCGCTGAGCCGCTGCGGTGTGAGCACCGCTTGCGTGCCCATGGGCCAGTAGCCGTACAGGCGCTCGCCCACTGCCACCCCGGGGTGCAGCGACTGCACCACCGTGCCAAACCCCCACACTGGCACGATGCCCCAGCCGGCATCGCCCGTGGGGAAGAACTGCCAGTAGTTCAGCATGTCGCCCATCGCGGCATACGTGATGTTGTTGGCCGTGAGGGCAAAGCGGTCCACCCGCACGCGGACCTGGCCGTCGGCCAGCGCGGTGTCTTCGGTGGTGTGCAGGCGGGTGGTGGCCAGCTGATCCTGGCGAACGTGGAGGGTGGTGGTGCTCATCCCCTTACGCTAAACGAAAGCCCGGCGGCGCTCAATCTGCCGGCGGCGCGTGGGCGACAGGGGCTGGGTGCTGGCCAAGCGCAAGCGCTGCGTGTTACGCGTCGAGCATAGCGACGACCCGTGCGGCTGTCCGGCTCCCACCCCCTTCTGGCTGCGCCTGCGCCGGGGCGGTTGCGGGGTGAGCACGCGCGTCGGAGCGCGCGTGCTTCGTGATCTGACTCGCCGTGGTTGTCCGAGCGGCGCGCGCCAGCGCAAAGCGAGTTCCACGGCGCACCCCGCAACCGCACCGGCGCAGGTCTGCCCCGCAGCGAAGCGAAGGGGTCGCAGACTGAGGGTCGCCTTTTCTTTGGTGACTTTCTTTTGGCGAGCCAAAAGAAAGTTACTCGCACGCCGGGCGACTCCCGGCTCCCGCCCTGAACACAAGCATGGAGTAGTAACCGACAAGCCAGGCTTCGACAGGCCCAGCCCTAACGGGCAGGGTGCGGTGGGGTGGTGCGACGCAGGCCGGCTTGCCCGCGGTTTCAGTCGGTCAGCGCCTGCCCCAGCTGCGCAAACGGCAACGCCTGCTTGACCAGGATCACCGTGCAGTGCGCATCCCGCGCCACACGCATCGGCACGGTGGCAATGAAACGCTGGGTCTGCAGACCATGGGTGGCAGCGCCCAGGATCATCATGCTGACGTGGTTGCTGGCAGCGTAGCGCACCAGCGCCTGGGCCACGTCACCAGCTTCCAGCACGTGGTAGCTGACCGAATGCCCCGCAAGGTCCAGGCCCTGCGCCCACTGGCGCAGCCGCGCCATGTGCTGGCGGTGCAGCGTGGTCTCGCTGCGCTCGCTGTCGGTCAGGCTGCTGGCCGACGGCGAGATCACTGTCACGCAGGCCAGCCGCGCACCGGGCCGGATTCCCAGCGACCGGCCCACCGCCTGCCGCAGCGAGTACAGCGTGGCATCGCTCACGTCGGCATGGGGCACGGCCACCATGAGGATGGGGGTGTCCTCGATCTGCTGCGCGGGCAGGGGGCTGGGCGTGTACTGCATGCCCGCCGCGCGGAACCAGCGCCGGAGGTGCGTGCGTAGCGGCGTGCCCTGGGTGCGGGTGCTGCGCTCGGTCAGCAGCACGTCGCCGGGGTGGGCCAGGTCGAAGGCCAGGTGCGCGGCCGAGGGGTAGCGCTGGGAGGCCTCGGGCTCCAGGCAGCGCAGGATGATTTCCTGCAGCCACGCCGGGATGTCGGCGCGGTGCTTGCGCGGAGGCGCGGGCGTCATCCACAGGCGCTGGCGCATGCCGCCGCGGGTGGTGGGCGCGCCAAAGGGCAGCTCGCCCGTGGCCAGCTCGTACAGCATGACGCCGATGGCAAAGATGTCGCTGCGCGGGTCGCCCCGTACACCCACCACCTGTTCGGGTGCGATCCATGCGGGCGAGCCCACGGCCAGGCGCATCTCCTCGGCCAGCAGGTCGGGGTAGTGGGCGTGGCACGAGAGGCCGAAGTCCAGCAGCACGGCGGTGCGGTCGTCGTCCTTGATGAGCACGTTGGCGGGCTTGAGGTCGAGGTGGCACACGTTCTGCTGGTGCAGGCTGTGCGCGGCGTGGGCCACGGCGGCGCCCAGGCGGGCGATGGTGTCGGCGTCGGGGCGCTCGGGCTGGTCCAGCCAGTGCTGCAGCGTCTTGCCCGGCACGTATTCCATCACCAGATACGGCAGGCGGCTGAGGTCGCCGGCTGCCACAAAGCGCGGCACGTGCGGGCCGCTCAGCACGGGCAATATCTGCAGCTCGACCTCGAAGCTCACAATGGTTTCAGCCCCGTCGCCCACCGTCATGCGCGGGATTTTCATGGCCATCGGGAAACCACTGCTGCGGCCTTCCTGCGCGTAGTCCACGGCGTAGATGTGGGCCATGCCGCCGGCGTGGATGCACTCGCGCACGCGAAAGCCGTCGATCTCGGTACCCGGTTCAAGCTTTTTCATCGTGCAGTGCGAAGGGCGGTTGCAAAAGAAAAGGGTGTGGCATGGCGCGGCGCCCACCGGCGGGATGCCCGGTGTGGGCCGGGGTGCCGTCAGTGGCCGGATTCAAGCCGGTCGGCATAAAAGGGGGGCAGGCCCGCCGCACGGATGCAGGCCGCTGCAGCGGCATGGTCGTACGGCACGCGGTGGAAGGTGACCTGGCGCGCGGTGTCGTCAAAAACGGCGTACATGGCACGCGCATCGCCATCGCGCGGCTGGCCCACCGAGCCGACGATGGCCAGCCACTGCCGGTGCGGTGGCACGGGCACGGCCACGCCGGGCTCGGGGGTAAAGCGCATGAGCTTGGCCGTGGGGGTCATGAAATACAGCGCCTGGCCATGCACATGGCCGCTGAAAACATAGCGGATGGCCGGGTCCAGCGCCTGCGCGGCCGTCATGCTGCGCTCGGCCGCGCCGGAGTCTTCCACATAGCGCCACTGGGCGGGCATGTCGGCGCTGGCATGCACCAGCAGCGCGGCGTCGCCCACGCGCAGGGTCAGGGGCAGCGACTGTAAAAACGCCACATGCCGGGGCTGGAGCTGGTCGTGCGTCCACTGCGCGCCCAGCGCCCCGCGGCTGGAGGCCGCCGGGGGCGGTGCCAGGGCCATGGCGTCGTGGTTGCCCAGCACCACCCAGGCGCCCTGGGCGGCCAGCGCCATGATGTCGTCAAGCACGGCAGCAGGCTCGCCGCCGTAGCCCACCAGGTCACCGAGCAGCGCAAACCGCTCGGCCCCCTGGCCGCGTGCGTGCTCCAGACAGGCCGCCAGGGCGGGGCGGTTGGCGTGGATGTCGGACAGCAGGGCGATCTTCATGGCGGAGCTTTCTGCCCACCATCATCCTCCCGGTGCCTGAACGCAGGCTTGCAGCCGCCACAGAGCTGTTCAAGGACGATTCCAAAGCAAAAACAGCCGCCAGCGCTTGATTGACAAGCACTGACAGCTATTGATTCAAGAGCAAGCCGGGCTGGTTGCCGGCACCCTGGCCGGCAGCCCCGCCAGCACTTACACCAGCGTGATCGTCACGTCGATGTTGCCGCGTGTGGCGTTGGAGTAGGGGCAGACCTGGTGGGCTGCGTCCACCAGCTTCTGGGCGGTGGCCTTGTCCATGCCGGGCAGACTGATGGCCAGGCGGGCGGCGATGCCGTACGCGTTCGGGATGGGGCCCAGGTCCACTTCGGCGGCGATGGACACGTCTTGCGGCACGGGGATGCCGATCTTGCCGCCCACGGCCTTCATCGCGCCGATGAAGCAGGCTGCATAGCCCGATGCGAACAGCTGCTCGGGGTTGGTGCCGGTGCCGGCGGTGCCGGGCGACGACAGCTTGACGTCCAGGCGGCCGTCGTCGGTCTTGGCGGCTCCATCGCGGCCACCGGTGACGTGGGCCTTGGCGGTGTACAGGACTTTTTCGAGTGTGGTCATGGTGTCTTCCTTGGAGGTTGGTGCCCACAGGTGGGCGGGGAGGGAATCGGTATCAGTGCGGGGCAGGCAGGTTGCCGTCAACCCTGGTGGAGCTTGCCGCGCAAATCCTTGAGCTGGCCCGTGAGCGCCGCCAGTTCGGGCAGCGAGCACTGGCTGCTTTGCAGCACGCACTGCGGAATGATTTCGGCCCGGTCGCGCAGCGCGCGGCCATCGGCCGTGAGGGTGATGCGAACCCGGCGCTCGTCCTGCACATCGCGCAGGCGGGCGATCAGGCCCTGGGCTTCGAGCCGCTTGAGCAGCGGGGTGAGCGTGCCGGAGTCGAGGAACAGGCGCTCGCCCAGCTCGGAGACCATCAGGCCGTCCTGCTCCCACAGCACCAGCATCGCCAGGTACTGCGGGTAGGTCAGGCCGATGCTGTCGAGCAGGGGTTTGTATAACTTGGTCATGGCCAGCGAGGCCGAATACAGCGCAAAGCAGACCTGGTTGTCCAGCCGCAGGAGGGCGGGGCTGGGGGTCTGGGGGGTGGCGGGGCTGGACATGGGTGCGATTGTGCGGCGCAATTAAATTGTGTGCAATTGAATTGTGTAAATCCTTGTGGCGCGGACGGTTAACGGGAGGGGGTGCGCACCCAGGCGCCGCAGGTGTTATGCGCGCGCCACGACAGAAGGCGTGCCCTGTCGCCCCAGACCTCTACCGCCCGCTGAACCGCGCCGGCCGCCGCTCCACAAACGCGCGCACACCCTCGGCGGCGTCCTCGCTGTGGGCCAGCGTCTTCTGCACTGGGATGAACTCGGCCACCGCGGCCGCTTGCCCCTGTTCGATGGCCTTGAGCACGTTGAGCCGTGTGGCCACCACGGCCAGCGGTGCCTGGGCTTCGATGCGCTGGGCAATCTGCAGTGCTGCATCCAGCTCCTGGCCTGCGGGCACCACCTTCTGCACAAAGTTCAGGCGGTACGCCTCGGCGCTGCCAAACTCATCGGCAGTCAGCAAATGCAGCAGCGCATTGCCTGTGCCCGCCCGCTCGGCCATGCGCAGCGTGGCACCGCCCGTGGCCATGATGCCGCGCTGCACTTCCATCTGCGAAAAACGGCAGTTGTCGGCCGCTACCACGATGTCGGCACCCAGCATCAGCTCGATGCCCACCGTAAAGCAGATGCCCTTGACCGCCACCACCATGGGCTTGGTGCGGCGCCGGTAGCCCGGCAGGCCGTAGTCATGCGGCTCCACCAGCCCTTCGGGAATGGCTTTCTCGCCGCGCTGCATGTAGGCACTCACGGCGGGCAGGTCGAGCCCCGCCGTGAAGTGGTCGCCAAACGCGTGCAGCACACCCACGCGCAGGGCAGGCTCGTCATCCAGCCGGGTGTAGGCCTCGGCCAGCTGGCGGAACATGGGCGGCGTCCACCCATTGCGCTTGGCCGGTCGGTTGATGCCGATCAGCAGCACATGGCCGATGACCTGGGTGTCGATGCGGCCTTCGGGCGGGGGGGTGGTGGGGGTGAGGGTGGGCATGGTGTGTCTCCTTGCCCAACATTGAAAACGCTTGGCGCGCCGGGTGCCGTCCCAGCCGGGACACTGCGCTGCAGCTCAGGAGATTCGTCGCGCCGACGGCCTGCGAAACCGGCGCGGCAC encodes the following:
- a CDS encoding serine/threonine protein kinase, with amino-acid sequence MKKLEPGTEIDGFRVRECIHAGGMAHIYAVDYAQEGRSSGFPMAMKIPRMTVGDGAETIVSFEVELQILPVLSGPHVPRFVAAGDLSRLPYLVMEYVPGKTLQHWLDQPERPDADTIARLGAAVAHAAHSLHQQNVCHLDLKPANVLIKDDDRTAVLLDFGLSCHAHYPDLLAEEMRLAVGSPAWIAPEQVVGVRGDPRSDIFAIGVMLYELATGELPFGAPTTRGGMRQRLWMTPAPPRKHRADIPAWLQEIILRCLEPEASQRYPSAAHLAFDLAHPGDVLLTERSTRTQGTPLRTHLRRWFRAAGMQYTPSPLPAQQIEDTPILMVAVPHADVSDATLYSLRQAVGRSLGIRPGARLACVTVISPSASSLTDSERSETTLHRQHMARLRQWAQGLDLAGHSVSYHVLEAGDVAQALVRYAASNHVSMMILGAATHGLQTQRFIATVPMRVARDAHCTVILVKQALPFAQLGQALTD
- the htpG gene encoding molecular chaperone HtpG encodes the protein MSKQTLSFQAEVAQLLHLVTHSLYSNQEIFLRELISNASDACDKLRFEGLNNSALFEDAPNLEVRVTFDKAAKTLTITDNGIGMSQQEAIDHLGTIAKSGTKDFMGKLSGDQKQDAQLIGQFGVGFYSGFIVADKITVESRRAGLAADEGVRWISGGTGDFEVETITRAQRGTSIILHLREDAEEYLNAWKLKQVIAKYSDHISLPILMEKEEWKDGELINPNDENGGRQPGGMVKTGEWETINKASALWTRSKKDITEEQYAEFYKTISHDHEAPLTWAHNRVEGNTEYTQLLYIPAKAPFDLWNRDKKAGVKLYVKRVFIMDDAEALMPTYLRFVKGVIDSADLPLNVSRELLQESRDVRAIREGSTKRVLSMLEDLAKHDKHTAAEGADGVTDVVSEEDKAKEGKYTKFYAEFGAVLKEGLGEDFGNRERLAKLLRFASTTSDVVTVGFADYKARMKEGQEAIYYITAETLAAAKNSPQLEVFKKKGIEVLLMTDRVDEWALNYLHEFDGTPLQSVAKGAVDLGKLQDEAEKKAAEEAAEAFKPVQAKLKEALKDKADDVRVTTRLVDSPACLVVQDDGMSTQLARLLKQAGQQAPATKPVLEVNAEHALVKKLDGSVHFHDLAHILFDQALLAEGGLPEDPAAYVKRVNALLV
- a CDS encoding serine/threonine protein kinase, producing MPHQPSLDSQPPIPTAPARSAGEADLHPYARLTPDHVLDALASVGLYGDGRLMALSSYENRVYQVTLEDGERVVAKFYRPGRWSQAQILEEHAFAAELMAAEVPAVGPTVLGGHTLHQHDGFAFSVSPWRGGRQPELDDFEVLEWIGRFLARIHTVGAAQPFAHRPALDLQGFGIESRDWLLGHHIIPLDMQSAWQEQCEKAIELIATRANNTSASGQFGLKDATFIRLHGDCHPGNILWTPLDEWGRGGPHFVDLDDARMGPAVQDLWMLLSGDRRQRTHQLGALIDGYEQFRNFDRRELALIEPLRTLRLIHYSAWLARRWQDPIFPVNFPWFGTSDYWRGQVDMLIEQNEAMQEDPLVG
- a CDS encoding crotonase/enoyl-CoA hydratase family protein, whose translation is MPTLTPTTPPPEGRIDTQVIGHVLLIGINRPAKRNGWTPPMFRQLAEAYTRLDDEPALRVGVLHAFGDHFTAGLDLPAVSAYMQRGEKAIPEGLVEPHDYGLPGYRRRTKPMVVAVKGICFTVGIELMLGADIVVAADNCRFSQMEVQRGIMATGGATLRMAERAGTGNALLHLLTADEFGSAEAYRLNFVQKVVPAGQELDAALQIAQRIEAQAPLAVVATRLNVLKAIEQGQAAAVAEFIPVQKTLAHSEDAAEGVRAFVERRPARFSGR
- a CDS encoding exopolyphosphatase produces the protein MSDVKYRLVTRSDFDGLVCAVLLNELDLIDDITFVHPKDMQDGKIAITERDITTNLPYVPGARLVFDHHESETVRNSGRRDENHIIEAHAPSAARVVYNYYGGKAAFPRITDEMMAAVDQADSAQYSRDDILNPQGWVLLNYLMDSRTGLGRFREFRISNYALMMDLIQYCRDHTIEEILALPDVQERVNLYREHAPKAQAQLENCAICIGNLVVLDLRDEETIWATNRFMIYALFPQCNISIHVMWGLQKQNTVFATGKSILDRSSKTHVGNLMLEFGGGGHAAAGTCQVANDKADTMLKTLIERITTDG
- a CDS encoding LysR substrate-binding domain-containing protein, with amino-acid sequence MDPPSHLRSLQALELALRTGSLTGAASKLAITPAAVGQRVKALEEYLGIDLLVRGRSGLQATPELRGALPHLHAAFQELAQAADLLELQRGQQIRIAAASDIADLWLAPRLPAFREEHPNIELAINGEADPPRRMGAADCEIFFGPLGSERGAEERPGELLFHDHVLPVTSPENERRVAALGGATRLEGFPLLHVDFYRNDPQSPKWPEWLASQGLKRTAPERGIRFQRIAPAIDAVAADAGFALCGMALLRPLIDAGRLSLPFPMSTGRKTSHAFQVRFRAETLHRPQLRRFRQWLLNEAGATRQWLASHGGYA
- a CDS encoding organic hydroperoxide resistance protein, which codes for MTTLEKVLYTAKAHVTGGRDGAAKTDDGRLDVKLSSPGTAGTGTNPEQLFASGYAACFIGAMKAVGGKIGIPVPQDVSIAAEVDLGPIPNAYGIAARLAISLPGMDKATAQKLVDAAHQVCPYSNATRGNIDVTITLV
- a CDS encoding MarR family winged helix-turn-helix transcriptional regulator; protein product: MSSPATPQTPSPALLRLDNQVCFALYSASLAMTKLYKPLLDSIGLTYPQYLAMLVLWEQDGLMVSELGERLFLDSGTLTPLLKRLEAQGLIARLRDVQDERRVRITLTADGRALRDRAEIIPQCVLQSSQCSLPELAALTGQLKDLRGKLHQG
- a CDS encoding DUF4242 domain-containing protein — encoded protein: MTQLKRFVIERDIPGIGGMSIVELCGAARASNQAISKLGPAIQWQHSYVADNRTFCIYLADSEATILQHAELSGIPVAKVTEISQIIDPTTANN
- a CDS encoding DUF2855 family protein, translated to MSTTTLHVRQDQLATTRLHTTEDTALADGQVRVRVDRFALTANNITYAAMGDMLNYWQFFPTGDAGWGIVPVWGFGTVVQSLHPGVAVGERLYGYWPMGTQAVLTPQRLSAQGFSDGALHRASLHAVYNQYLRSSADAFYQADTEDLQALLRPLFITSWLIDDFLDDNAFFGARRMLLSSASSKTAYGTAFQLAQREGIEVVGLTSAANVAFCESLGCYRRVVAYDDLATLDAATPSVYIDFAGSTGLRARVHQHFSGLAYSCAVGASHVGDLGGAGQLPGPRPVMFFAPAQVKKRNADWGAAGLGQRLVLAWQAFSTAVQNPADPWLQVRQHSGPAAVQALYADLLAGGGDPRLGHMARFATD
- a CDS encoding metallophosphoesterase family protein: MKIALLSDIHANRPALAACLEHARGQGAERFALLGDLVGYGGEPAAVLDDIMALAAQGAWVVLGNHDAMALAPPPAASSRGALGAQWTHDQLQPRHVAFLQSLPLTLRVGDAALLVHASADMPAQWRYVEDSGAAERSMTAAQALDPAIRYVFSGHVHGQALYFMTPTAKLMRFTPEPGVAVPVPPHRQWLAIVGSVGQPRDGDARAMYAVFDDTARQVTFHRVPYDHAAAAACIRAAGLPPFYADRLESGH